The Agromyces sp. G08B096 DNA window GAACAGGGGCGCACCGAGGCCGAGGCCGAACGGACCGCGCTCACCGAGCTCGGTGACCCGGTGGCGCTCGCCGCCGACTACGTCGACCGGCCGCTGCACCTCATCGGGCCGAAGTACTACCTCATGTGGTGGCGCCTGCTGAAGCTGCTGCTCGCTGTCGTCCTGCCGTTCGTCGCCCTCGGGTCCGCCATCGCGCAGGCCGTGTCGGGTGCGCCGGCGGGCGGCATCGTGGGCGGGGTGATCGGGCTCACCCTCTCCGTGGCCGTGCACATCGCCTTCTGGACGACCTTCGTCTTCGCCATGGTCGAGCGGCTCCCCGCCCGGCAGGGTCAGCGCCCGATCGAGGTTCCCTGGACCGTCGACCAGCTGCCCGCCCTCGCCGACCCGGCGAAGGCGTCGCGCCTCGGCGACCTGATCGCCTCGCTCGTGTTCCTCGCCGTCTTCGCCGTCGCCCTCGTGTGGCAGCAGTTCGGCATCCCGTGGGTGCCCGAGCTCCAGCAGGTGCCGCTCCTGCAGCCCGAGCTCTGGTCGTTCTGGCTGCCGTACTTCCTAGGGCTCATCGTGCTCGAGGCGCTGTTCGCCGTGGCGGTCTACCTGCTCGGCTGGACGTGGTGGCTCGCGGCCGTGAACCTCGTGCTGAACGCGGCGTTCGTGATCCCCGCGGTGTGGCTGTTCCTCACCGGTCAGTTGGTGAGCGAGCCGGCCCTCGAGGCGATGAACTGGCCGTGGGGCGACTCGGCTCCCGTCATCGTGGCGGTGATCGTCGTGACGGTCATCGGCGTCGCGATCTGGGACGTCGTCGACGGCGCGATCAAGGCGGCCCGGGCGGGCGGCGCCCGCCGCGCGGAGGCGCAACTCACCTGACCGGACGCACCGGCCGACGGATGCCGCGGCGGAGCCCTCGGGCCCGCCGCGGCATCCTCGTCGTCGGGTGGCCTGGCCGCCTTACTTCGGCTGCATGCGGATCGCGCCGTCGAGGCGGATGGTCTCGCCGTTCAGGAT harbors:
- a CDS encoding permease prefix domain 1-containing protein, whose product is MTDLTDRYIWAAIRSVPIAQRADLERELRERIGDETDALVEQGRTEAEAERTALTELGDPVALAADYVDRPLHLIGPKYYLMWWRLLKLLLAVVLPFVALGSAIAQAVSGAPAGGIVGGVIGLTLSVAVHIAFWTTFVFAMVERLPARQGQRPIEVPWTVDQLPALADPAKASRLGDLIASLVFLAVFAVALVWQQFGIPWVPELQQVPLLQPELWSFWLPYFLGLIVLEALFAVAVYLLGWTWWLAAVNLVLNAAFVIPAVWLFLTGQLVSEPALEAMNWPWGDSAPVIVAVIVVTVIGVAIWDVVDGAIKAARAGGARRAEAQLT